The nucleotide window aattgtCTTTTTTAGGTGCCAAGTAGAGACTGTCACGAATGGTGAGGATAGAATGCAGAGTTCTCAACTTGTTTTATGGTCACTTATTGAAAGTAAGTGCTCTTTTGTATAATCTATGATATAACGAAACCTAATTTGAAAAGATTACtgctaaataaaaatattgctttCATTTTAGTTTatactactgtgtttgaatgctCATGTCAGCATGTATGCTTTATCTACCCAATTGCCAAAGTCAATATCAACTGCAGTGGAAAGAGGTCTCTTTTCAGCTGTAGGCTATCTCCAGTAATCAATTGGTGTTAATGGTGACAATGTTTTTGTTCACTCTACATGCTTGTTGTGATGTGCCATAGGATCTAGTGTCCTGTTATTTACTGTTCAACTGTAATTTTTGTATTCCAGGCTGTACATTTATGGCGTTTGTCAGTGTGAGTGGAGACTTCTGCCAGGCACAGCACCTGGTCATTGTAGACAAGTGAAAAGAGGGCCTGCCATATGAAGATTTACTACCTGACTCCCCGTCTTACATTCTGCACTTTCGGGGAGCATCTTTTATTGTCCAAATCTTAAGTAAATGAATCGGTTTGAGCCAATTTAGGTACTAGAGAGTGAAGCGTTTTTCCTCTCTCTGGTGCTACCTGATCATCTCTCCTCTCCTGAATGGGGTAATTAGAAATTGCAGACCAGAAGGATAGTCCCCCTTCTTTGGTATTTATTTCGAAACAGAGGGATCGTAAAAGTGGTATTTCTATTTCCTTTTAAAATACTCTGAGATTTGCTTAAGTCAAATTGCTGAGATCTATTTAGTTCTATCCCTTTGGGAAGTATTTTTTTGGCCTAGTTGTTTTTTTGGTCAAGTACAAATAAACCTTCATTTGAGTGTCAAAATGAATCGTCCGGCTCCAGTTGAGCTCACTTACGAATGCATGAGGTTTCTCATCACTCACAATCCCACCAATTCACAGCTGACCAAGTTTACAGAGGTAAATCACATCAACATtagattattattatactatGAATAGCAATATTAGCAGCTGTGCCAAAGCCTAAAATGTCTTGTTTCTCATTAACTTTTAGGAATTGAAAAGCTTTGGAGTGCAGACGCTTGTTCGGGTTTGTGATGCAACTTATGACAAGACACCTGTGGAAAAAGAAGGCATTGAAGTTTTGGTGAGATTTGCTATTAACTAGCCCAATGTTGTTGTTTATAATGAAATCATATATTTCCTGGTGATCATTGCagataaatgtgtgtttgtttatttttatgttttatttcagtATCTCCACTTTTATCACTGCATTTCAATCAAAGgtaattgtattgtattatttccTTTAGGATTGGCCTTTTGATGATGGCTGTTCGCCCCCTGACCAAATTGTTGATGACTGGTTGAATCTCCTCAAATGTAAATTTAAAGATGAACCAGGCTGCTGCATTGCAGTACATTGCGTTGCAGGATTGGGAAGGTGAGTATTATCAAGACAAACGTGAATCAATCAGGTTCACATATATGAAATGTTGGTTAGTGGTTGTCCAAAACCCACTGATCTATTACACTGTGTAATTTCTGAGTTATCTTGGGTCTGATGTGCAgaagcatgttttgtttttggaacatttGGTCCTGTGCTGTAACTGTGGTATGATAAATTATCAGTTTGCttgatcagtaaagaaattcttTCCATTGAATCAGAGTCTCTGACTCATGCATCCTTTACATAATAGTACACTCATGTAAGTTTTCAAGAAGAACACTGCATTGTTTTTGTGTACAGAGCTCCTGTTTTGGTGGCCATAGCCTTAATCGAGTGTGGGATGATGTATGAAGATGCTGTCCAGTTTATTCGTCAGTGAGTCACACATTGCAATACCTTttacaaattaaagggatagtttacccaaaattgaaaaGTCTTTATTTGCTCCATGTTGTTCCACACTtgtttgacttcctttcttctatggaatataaaaggagatgttggttctcagtcaccattcaattttattgatttttttttttttcctccataaaatgaaaattaattgttacagagcttaaagggatagttgtaaattacctcatcatttactcaccctcatgccatcccagatgtgtatgactttcttcttctgctgaacacaaacaaatatttttggagaatatctcagctctgtaggtcaatacaatgcaagtgaatggtgcccagaactttgaatcttcaaaaatcacataattgctgcataatagtaatccataagactccattggttaaattcatatcttaagcgatatgataggtgttggtgagaaacggatcagtatttaagtcctttttatttgtataaacctCTACCAGTTGGTGATGACATGCAGAAAGAATGTGAATTGAAACCCcccatacatgtttggaacaacataatgacTACATAAAGatagagttgtttgtttgaactgtccatttaagtttatctttctcttgctctcttcAGGATATGTGGACGTGAGTAAAAATGGTAATATTTAAAAGATACTATTGATATTTTTTGATGCGGTTGATCAATTCTCTTTCAGGAAAAGGCGTGGGGCTTTTAACGCCAAACAGCTTCTGTACCTTGAAAAATACAAACCCAAGATGCGTCTGCGCTTCAAGGATGCCAATGGTCAAAACTGCTGCATTCAGTAGAGTAACATTCGTTTAAGGACCTTTGAAAATTGACGCCATTTTTATTGCTAGTGTTGTTATTATCAgttttgtttgattattatattgGACCAGGATTTTGCTGTAATACGGTGCCAAGCACACAAACAGGTTAGTCGGTATTAGTGTCTAGATGGCTATTTTTAACCCAACAACCAAATCCAATCTAGCCAATTATGTAAATTTACAGGCAATATGGACTAGTGATGTTTTTCATGGTAACAAACACATTGGTATAATTATTGATGGCGGTTGTAAGTGTTTTATGCCCTTTCTCTAATACTTAAGTGTCCATGAAATTGTCTGGATTGTGTAACAAAACA belongs to Xyrauchen texanus isolate HMW12.3.18 chromosome 16, RBS_HiC_50CHRs, whole genome shotgun sequence and includes:
- the ptp4a2a gene encoding protein tyrosine phosphatase type IVA 2a, with translation MNRPAPVELTYECMRFLITHNPTNSQLTKFTEELKSFGVQTLVRVCDATYDKTPVEKEGIEVLDWPFDDGCSPPDQIVDDWLNLLKCKFKDEPGCCIAVHCVAGLGRAPVLVAIALIECGMMYEDAVQFIRQKRRGAFNAKQLLYLEKYKPKMRLRFKDANGQNCCIQ